In the Clostridium sporogenes genome, one interval contains:
- a CDS encoding M18 family aminopeptidase, giving the protein MNSYLKISQNLLNFIYDSPSPFHVVNNMKYMLDSNHYEELKDSEKWNLVKGGKYYTIKNQSAIIAFCIGNKEIEDSGIRIVGAHTDSPTFKIKPNPQMFSKGDYIKLNTEVYGGPILNTWMDRPLSLAGRVTVRGKNPFNTEMKLVNVKRPILIIPNLAIHMNRNVNKGYELNKQKDMLPILGLINEKLEEEDYLLRILCKELNVKKSDILDFELLLYEFEKGCIMGIDDEFISSPRLDDLSMVHAGLNALLESDIEYSTQMLVCFDNEEVGSSTKQGADSPLLSSIIERIVIGLGKDREDYFRTLSKSFMISCDSAHAVHPNREEKADPTNKPIINKGPVIKINSNQSYTSDVYSISVYEEICNLAEVPVQKFVNRSDERGGSTIGPISSTHVNIDSVDVGTALLAMHSVRELGGVKDQVYMIESLKKFYTLK; this is encoded by the coding sequence TGCTTGATTCCAATCATTATGAAGAACTCAAAGACAGTGAAAAATGGAATCTTGTAAAAGGTGGAAAGTATTATACTATAAAAAATCAATCTGCCATTATAGCTTTTTGTATTGGAAATAAAGAAATAGAGGATTCTGGTATTAGAATAGTAGGGGCTCATACTGATTCACCAACATTTAAAATAAAACCAAATCCACAAATGTTTTCTAAAGGAGATTATATAAAATTAAATACAGAAGTATATGGAGGTCCTATATTAAATACTTGGATGGACAGGCCTTTATCTTTAGCGGGAAGAGTTACAGTAAGGGGTAAAAACCCATTTAATACTGAAATGAAGCTTGTTAATGTGAAAAGACCAATACTTATAATACCTAATTTAGCTATTCATATGAATAGAAATGTTAATAAAGGTTATGAATTAAATAAACAAAAAGATATGTTACCTATTTTAGGATTGATAAATGAAAAATTAGAGGAAGAAGATTATTTATTAAGGATATTATGTAAGGAGTTAAATGTAAAAAAATCTGATATATTAGATTTTGAATTATTATTATATGAATTTGAAAAAGGATGTATTATGGGCATAGATGATGAATTTATATCTTCTCCTAGATTAGATGATTTGTCTATGGTTCATGCAGGATTAAATGCTTTGTTAGAAAGTGATATAGAATATTCAACTCAAATGTTAGTTTGTTTTGATAACGAAGAAGTAGGTAGTTCTACAAAACAAGGAGCAGATTCTCCATTACTTTCAAGTATTATAGAAAGAATTGTTATAGGATTAGGAAAAGATAGAGAAGATTATTTTAGAACTCTTTCTAAATCTTTTATGATATCTTGTGATTCTGCTCATGCAGTTCATCCAAATAGAGAAGAAAAGGCTGATCCAACGAATAAACCTATAATAAATAAAGGACCAGTTATAAAAATTAATTCAAATCAAAGCTATACTTCTGATGTATATTCTATATCTGTATATGAAGAAATTTGTAATTTGGCTGAGGTGCCAGTACAAAAATTCGTTAATAGATCTGATGAAAGAGGCGGATCTACTATTGGACCTATATCTTCAACTCATGTAAATATTGATTCTGTGGATGTAGGTACTGCACTTTTAGCCATGCATTCTGTCAGAGAACTTGGAGGAGTAAAAGATCAGGTTTACATGATAGAATCACTGAAGAAATTTTATACTTTAAAATAA
- a CDS encoding aspartate kinase, which yields MGIIVQKYGGTSVATVEKIKNVAKSIVKRKKEGNDIVVVVSAMGHTTDNLINLAKDISNRPDKRELDALISTGEMVSASLLSMAIKELGESAISYTAYQINISTNGQHGKSLINDIDKKKIDKSLREGKVVVVAGFQGINCDGNITTLGRGGSDTSAVAIAAKLNNAICEIYTDVDGIYSVDPRVYNEAKKLDYIDYEEMLELSSLGAQIMHSRSIELAEKYNIPIYVGLSNSNIKGTVIRGMNNMNMEIKSVTGLATSDEDVAITIEDIKDSINIIADIFSKLAQKRINVDMISQIAPINGKTSLSFTIPKEDLQDSMKIINDYASKDKIKIDENLTKFSIVGLGMKNTSGVAAKMLKIFSDNNIKVKMITTSEIRITCAIKVEDKINAINLVAKEFNL from the coding sequence ATGGGAATAATTGTTCAAAAATATGGAGGTACATCCGTAGCAACAGTGGAAAAAATAAAGAATGTAGCCAAGTCTATTGTAAAAAGAAAAAAAGAAGGAAATGATATAGTAGTTGTTGTTTCTGCTATGGGGCACACTACAGATAATCTTATAAATTTAGCTAAAGATATAAGTAATAGACCAGATAAAAGAGAATTGGATGCATTAATTTCTACAGGGGAGATGGTATCAGCATCACTCTTATCTATGGCAATTAAGGAATTAGGAGAAAGTGCTATAAGTTATACTGCTTACCAAATAAATATAAGTACTAATGGACAACATGGAAAATCTTTAATAAATGATATAGATAAAAAAAAGATAGATAAAAGTTTAAGAGAAGGAAAGGTTGTCGTTGTTGCAGGGTTTCAGGGAATAAATTGTGATGGCAATATAACAACTTTAGGAAGAGGTGGTTCTGATACTTCAGCAGTAGCAATAGCAGCAAAATTAAATAATGCTATATGCGAAATATATACAGATGTAGATGGAATATATAGTGTAGATCCGAGAGTATATAATGAAGCTAAAAAATTAGATTATATAGATTATGAAGAAATGTTGGAACTATCTAGTCTAGGAGCACAGATTATGCATTCAAGATCTATAGAATTAGCTGAGAAATATAATATACCTATTTATGTGGGATTAAGTAATAGCAATATTAAGGGAACAGTTATTAGGGGGATGAATAATATGAATATGGAAATAAAATCAGTAACCGGATTAGCAACTAGTGATGAGGATGTTGCAATAACAATTGAAGATATAAAAGATAGTATAAATATAATAGCAGATATATTTAGTAAATTAGCTCAGAAGCGAATAAATGTAGACATGATAAGCCAAATAGCACCTATAAATGGTAAAACAAGTTTATCTTTTACTATACCAAAAGAAGATTTACAAGATAGCATGAAAATAATAAATGATTATGCATCAAAGGACAAAATAAAAATTGATGAAAACTTAACTAAATTTTCTATAGTAGGATTGGGAATGAAAAATACATCTGGTGTAGCAGCTAAAATGTTAAAAATTTTTAGTGATAATAATATAAAAGTAAAAATGATAACAACTTCAGAAATAAGAATTACTTGTGCAATAAAAGTAGAAGATAAGATAAATGCTATAAATTTAGTGGCAAAAGAATTTAATTTATAA
- the lysA gene encoding diaminopimelate decarboxylase codes for MKLFGSMNIRNNNLCIGEINTLDLAKKFGTPLYVMDETLIRDNCRRYITSFNIEKNKVAYAGKAFLTKAMCNLVKEEGLFLDVVSGGEIFTAYKSGFPMERIYFHGNNKTMEEIEMAIDLGIGTFVVDNFQELDIINTACKSKSMKQRVILRIIPGIEAHTHEYIKTGQIDSKFGFTLIDNGAIKAVKKAYELENLQFVGIHCHIGSQIFETKPYEEEIEIMLKLIKRINKELNIEIEELDLGGGFGIYYKEGDKPKEIEEFCKIILNKVENFSKKIGIKKPILTIEPGRSIVGNSGVTLYSVGSIKEIPNVAKYVAVNGGMTDNIRPALYKSEYECVVCNKVLDNLVEKVKIVGKCCESGDVLINNAKLPIVETNDLLAILNTGAYGYSMASNYNKALLPSVVFVNNDKTKLVCRRQSYENLIQNEV; via the coding sequence ATGAAACTATTTGGAAGTATGAATATAAGGAACAATAATTTATGTATAGGTGAAATAAATACTTTAGACTTAGCTAAAAAATTTGGAACACCTTTATATGTAATGGATGAAACTCTTATAAGAGATAATTGTAGAAGGTATATAACTTCATTTAATATAGAAAAAAATAAAGTAGCTTATGCAGGGAAAGCTTTTCTTACTAAAGCTATGTGTAATTTGGTAAAAGAAGAAGGTCTTTTTTTAGATGTAGTATCAGGAGGAGAAATATTTACTGCTTATAAAAGTGGGTTCCCTATGGAAAGGATATATTTTCATGGTAATAATAAAACTATGGAAGAAATAGAAATGGCTATAGATTTAGGCATTGGAACTTTTGTAGTAGATAATTTTCAGGAGTTAGATATAATAAATACTGCCTGTAAAAGTAAGAGTATGAAGCAAAGGGTAATTTTAAGAATAATTCCAGGTATTGAGGCGCATACTCATGAGTATATTAAAACTGGTCAAATAGATTCTAAGTTTGGATTTACATTAATAGATAATGGGGCTATTAAAGCAGTAAAAAAAGCTTATGAATTAGAAAACTTGCAATTTGTAGGAATTCATTGTCATATAGGTTCCCAGATATTTGAAACAAAACCCTATGAAGAAGAAATAGAAATAATGCTTAAATTAATAAAGAGAATTAATAAAGAATTAAATATAGAAATAGAAGAATTAGATTTAGGCGGTGGATTTGGAATATATTATAAGGAGGGGGATAAACCTAAAGAAATAGAGGAGTTTTGCAAAATTATATTAAATAAAGTAGAAAATTTTTCAAAGAAAATAGGAATAAAAAAACCTATTTTAACAATAGAACCAGGTAGATCCATAGTAGGAAATTCAGGAGTTACATTATATTCTGTAGGTTCTATTAAAGAAATTCCTAATGTAGCTAAATATGTAGCTGTAAATGGAGGAATGACAGATAATATAAGACCTGCATTATATAAATCAGAGTATGAATGTGTAGTGTGTAATAAAGTCTTAGATAATTTGGTAGAAAAAGTAAAAATAGTGGGAAAATGTTGTGAGTCAGGTGATGTACTTATAAATAACGCAAAGCTACCAATAGTAGAAACTAATGATTTGCTTGCAATATTAAATACAGGGGCTTATGGATATTCTATGGCAAGTAATTATAATAAAGCTTTATTACCATCTGTAGTTTTTGTTAATAATGATAAAACAAAATTAGTCTGTAGAAGACAAAGTTATGAAAATTTAATACAAAATGAAGTGTAA